A genomic segment from Streptomyces sp. NBC_01233 encodes:
- a CDS encoding class I SAM-dependent methyltransferase encodes MSHVSQASVTTPDGEPAPLVPTTYGEVKGWFSAYDQVLFDWFLTRQNSGEGQPGDLLELGAFMGKSAIFLGRYLRPGEEFTVCDLFDSPATDDSNVAENRSSYPTLTRRGFETNYLAFHEALPTLIQAPTSVVADRVKPTSCRFVHVDASHLYEHVVTDIASSRLVATPDAVVVFDDYRSEHCPGVAAAVWTAVVTGELHPICVSASKLYATWGDPAPHQAALLAWLEERTDLWHGVDVIDGRPLVRIGDQGVVAPVPPQPLHPTPRAEPAPVPAPAAARRPGVRWRKLAKDLLPPVVTRAIVARNRRRRG; translated from the coding sequence GTGTCGCACGTTTCACAAGCTTCCGTCACGACCCCCGACGGTGAGCCGGCCCCGCTCGTCCCCACCACGTACGGCGAGGTCAAAGGGTGGTTCTCGGCGTACGACCAGGTGCTCTTCGACTGGTTCCTGACACGTCAGAACAGCGGTGAGGGGCAGCCGGGCGACTTGCTGGAGCTCGGTGCCTTCATGGGGAAGAGCGCGATCTTCCTCGGACGGTACCTCCGGCCCGGTGAGGAGTTCACCGTCTGCGACCTCTTCGACTCGCCCGCGACGGACGACTCCAACGTCGCGGAGAACCGCAGCTCCTATCCCACGCTCACGCGGCGCGGCTTCGAGACGAACTACCTGGCCTTCCACGAGGCGCTGCCGACGCTGATCCAAGCCCCCACCTCGGTCGTCGCCGACCGGGTCAAGCCGACGAGCTGCCGATTCGTGCACGTCGACGCCTCGCACCTCTACGAGCACGTCGTCACGGACATCGCGTCCTCGCGTCTCGTCGCGACCCCGGATGCCGTGGTGGTCTTCGACGACTACCGCTCCGAGCACTGCCCCGGCGTCGCGGCCGCCGTCTGGACCGCCGTGGTCACGGGCGAACTGCACCCGATCTGCGTCTCGGCCTCGAAGCTCTACGCAACCTGGGGCGACCCGGCGCCCCACCAGGCGGCACTGCTCGCGTGGTTGGAGGAGCGCACCGACCTCTGGCACGGCGTGGACGTGATCGACGGCCGCCCCCTGGTACGCATCGGGGACCAGGGCGTGGTCGCGCCGGTGCCCCCGCAGCCGCTACACCCCACGCCGCGGGCGGAGCCGGCGCCGGTCCCCGCTCCCGCCGCCGCGCGCAGGCCCGGTGTCCGCTGGCGCAAGCTGGCCAAGGATCTGCTCCCGCCCGTGGTCACCCGCGCGATCGTCGCCCGGAACCGCCGTCGCAGGGGCTGA